In Sardina pilchardus chromosome 8, fSarPil1.1, whole genome shotgun sequence, a genomic segment contains:
- the srp19 gene encoding signal recognition particle 19 kDa protein: protein MAHLTTNPNDKERFICIYPVYINSKKTLAEGRRIPTDKAVENPSCAEIRDVLTAAGLNILVENNKMHPREWNRDVQFRGRVRVQIKEEDGSICQEKFSSRKDVMVYVAEMIPKLKTRTQKSGGGDTGAQQGEGGKKGKKKKK, encoded by the exons ATGGCTCATTTGACAACAAATCCAAATGACAAAGAAAG ATTTATTTGCATATACCCTGTATATATCAATAGCAAGAAAACCTTAGCCGAGGGCCGCAGAATACCCACAGACAAG GCTGTTGAAAACCCCTCATGTGCAGAGATACGGGATGTTTTAACAGCGGCAGGATTAAATATTCTGGTGGAG aACAACAAGATGCACCCTCGTGAGTGGAACAGGGATGTACAGTTCAGGGGAAGAGTTCGTGTCCAGATCAAAGAGGAGGATGGAAGTATATGTCAAGAGAAATTTTCCTCAC GTAAAGACGTGATGGTTTACGTAGCAGAGATGATCCCAAAGTTGAAGACAAGAACACAGAAGAGTGGAGGTGGGGACACAGGAGCACAGCAAGGAGAGGGCGGGAAGAagggcaagaagaagaagaagtag
- the zgc:101664 gene encoding shieldin complex subunit 3, which yields MDVVLHYKKNGLNDMVTFAERALEDFPRRVLPVYRPWFPTHEDQYLPIRPLKRAPIVLAEDLKRLLSHQPSSEPSLSFTERHVQPISLCRGNKGLSEKPQVTLLECAEACDYVKTSEEIENAPKTFRRSWSVFASGTKFSENTQTLSKPFQMIIERYGLELRQRAKWIIGEVNCDPRNIERVWAKITRAVRHSKLPTCNANFQRNISQIWVFCDVIYGEYIGNFLKTEFHLNGQLSLAVHKHGNIFSC from the coding sequence ATGGATGTAGTGTTGCACTACAAGAAAAATGGTCTAAACGACATGGTCACATTTGCTGAGAGGGCACTAGAGGATTTTCCTCGCCGTGTGCTACCCGTCTATAGGCCATGGTTTCCAACGCATGAGGACCAATACCTGCCCATCAGACCTCTGAAGAGAGCACCAATTGTTCTGGCGGAGGACTTGAAGAGGTTGCTCTCACACCAACCGTCCTCGGAGCCATCGTTGTCGTTTACTGAACGACATGTGCAGCCCATTTCTCTGTGTAGAGGGAACAAAGGTCTTAGCGAGAAGCCTCAGGTGACACTTTTGGAATGTGCCGAAGCTTGCGACTATGTAAAGACATCAGAGGAGATTGAAAATGCACCTAAGACGTTTAGGCGGTCATGGAGTGTCTTCGCCTCAGGTACAAAATTCAGCGAGAACACTCAGACACTTTCGAAACCGTTCCAAATGATCATTGAAAGATACGGTCTTGAACTACGCCAAAGAGCCAAATGGATAATTGGTGAAGTGAACTGTGACCCGCGCAACATAGAGAGAGTCTGGGCAAAAATAACTCGAGCTGTGCGCCACTCCAAACTCCCAACATGCAATGCAAATTTTCAGAGAAATATATCGCAGATATGGGTGTTCTGCGATGTAATATATGGAGAATATATTGGgaactttctcaaaacagaGTTCCATCTCAATGGACAGTTAAGTTTAGCCGTTCATAAACATGGCAACATATTCAGTTGTTAG